Proteins from a genomic interval of Streptomyces sp. NBC_00820:
- a CDS encoding ABC transporter permease, translating to MTTDVTSAAGRGTVRRLAGTLHRRPRLRLTLLLTAPLLWLAVLYLGSLAVLFVSAFWTTDSFTSQVVKVWSTDNFHELFTTPVYRQVVLRSVGVALAVTALCAVIAFPVAFYTARVARPKWRPLLVVAILTPLWASYLVKVYAWRLILSEGGLADWTLAPLGLSGPGFGLPATVLALTYLWLPYMILPIHTALEQLPDSLLDASADLGARAGRTFRSVVLPMVLPSVAAGSVFTFSLSLGDYITVQIVGGKTQLIGNLVYSNIELNLPMAAALGTVPVVVIVLYLLAIRRTGALNSL from the coding sequence GTGACGACCGACGTGACGTCAGCCGCCGGACGGGGCACCGTCCGGCGGCTCGCCGGGACCCTGCACCGCAGGCCCCGGCTCCGGCTGACCCTGCTGCTCACAGCCCCGCTGCTGTGGCTCGCGGTCCTCTACCTCGGCTCGCTGGCCGTGCTGTTCGTCTCGGCCTTCTGGACGACGGACTCCTTCACCTCCCAGGTGGTGAAGGTCTGGTCGACGGACAACTTCCACGAGCTGTTCACCACGCCGGTCTACCGCCAGGTCGTACTGCGCAGCGTCGGCGTGGCGCTCGCGGTCACCGCCCTGTGCGCCGTGATCGCGTTCCCGGTCGCCTTCTACACCGCGCGGGTGGCCCGGCCGAAGTGGCGTCCGCTGCTCGTGGTGGCCATCCTGACGCCGCTGTGGGCGAGTTACCTCGTCAAGGTGTACGCGTGGCGGCTCATCCTCTCCGAGGGCGGCCTGGCCGACTGGACGCTCGCGCCCCTCGGGCTGAGCGGCCCCGGATTCGGCCTGCCGGCCACCGTCCTCGCGCTCACGTACCTGTGGCTGCCGTACATGATCCTGCCGATCCACACGGCGCTGGAGCAGCTGCCGGACAGTCTGCTCGACGCTTCGGCGGACCTCGGCGCGCGGGCGGGCCGCACCTTCCGGTCCGTGGTGCTGCCCATGGTGCTGCCGTCCGTCGCGGCGGGTTCCGTGTTCACCTTCTCGCTCAGCCTCGGCGACTACATCACGGTGCAGATCGTCGGCGGCAAAACGCAGTTGATCGGGAACCTCGTGTATTCCAACATCGAACTCAACCTGCCCATGGCGGCCGCGCTGGGCACCGTGCCCGTGGTCGTGATCGTCCTGTACCTGCTGGCGATCCGCCGTACGGGCGCCCTGAACAGCCTGTAG
- a CDS encoding ABC transporter permease, with protein sequence MHLSRTARAALRVGAGLGFAVIYVPLLLVLVNSLNPDRSASWPPPGLTLRWWSVAAHNSGAREALWTSVKAGLGATAIALVLGTLIAFAVARHRFFGRGTVSFIVVLPIALPGIVTGIALNSAFSTVLAPLGVGLGLFTVIAGHATFCIVVVFNNVVARLRRTSSSYEEAAMDLGATTFRAFVDVTFPLIRSALLAGGLLAFALSFDEIVVTTFTAGPGVETLPIWIFGNMTRPQQAPVVNVVAAVLVLLSVLPIYAAQRLSGDTATSSRV encoded by the coding sequence ATGCATCTCAGCCGCACCGCGCGCGCCGCCCTGCGCGTCGGCGCCGGACTCGGCTTCGCGGTGATCTACGTGCCGCTGCTGCTCGTCCTCGTCAACTCCCTCAACCCCGACCGCAGCGCGAGCTGGCCACCGCCGGGACTGACCCTGCGCTGGTGGTCGGTGGCCGCCCACAACTCCGGTGCGCGGGAGGCTCTTTGGACATCGGTGAAGGCGGGTCTGGGCGCCACGGCCATCGCGCTGGTGCTCGGCACGCTCATCGCGTTCGCCGTCGCCCGGCACCGCTTCTTCGGCCGCGGCACGGTCTCCTTCATCGTGGTCCTGCCGATCGCCCTCCCTGGCATCGTCACGGGCATCGCCCTCAACTCCGCGTTCAGTACGGTGCTCGCGCCGCTGGGTGTGGGGCTCGGTCTGTTCACCGTGATCGCCGGCCACGCCACCTTCTGCATCGTCGTGGTCTTCAACAACGTGGTGGCCCGGCTGCGGCGCACGTCCTCGTCGTACGAGGAGGCCGCGATGGACCTCGGCGCGACCACCTTCCGGGCCTTCGTCGACGTCACCTTCCCGCTGATCCGCTCCGCGCTGCTGGCCGGCGGTCTGCTCGCCTTCGCGCTGTCCTTCGACGAGATCGTCGTGACGACCTTCACCGCGGGCCCCGGTGTCGAGACCCTCCCCATCTGGATCTTCGGCAACATGACGCGCCCCCAGCAGGCGCCCGTGGTGAACGTCGTCGCCGCCGTGCTCGTCCTGCTCTCGGTGCTCCCGATCTACGCCGCCCAGCGGCTGTCCGGGGACACGGCGACGTCGAGCAGGGTGTGA
- a CDS encoding DMT family transporter yields the protein MIELAAAFAVAGAASNAVGTAFQRKAASVSRHSGLRLLAELVRQPAWLLGMAGVIGAAVCQSLALVNGPLALVQPLFILELPFALLAMGWIMHRHLPAYGWWGVAAVVAGLAVLLVAAAPHGATDQAALVRWIPAVILCVGAIAAAVVLARHGHSPARRAALLAAGSAIANALTAALLKSATGTFADHGFQAFLRSWQTYGFALAGAGAVLLLENALQAGPLAAAQPALTIGDAVVSLVLGVTLFGETIRTGWWLVPEACGAAAIVVGVLILSRAVQNLIERPPGGTLSKSRPARSDQGRRTGDDSR from the coding sequence GTGATCGAACTGGCCGCGGCGTTCGCCGTCGCGGGAGCGGCGAGCAACGCCGTGGGGACGGCGTTCCAGCGCAAGGCCGCCTCCGTGAGCCGCCACAGCGGTCTGCGGCTGCTGGCGGAACTCGTACGGCAGCCCGCGTGGCTGTTGGGCATGGCCGGGGTGATCGGCGCGGCGGTGTGCCAGAGCCTGGCCCTGGTCAACGGGCCGCTGGCCCTGGTCCAGCCGCTCTTCATCCTGGAGCTGCCGTTCGCGTTGCTCGCCATGGGCTGGATCATGCACCGGCACCTTCCCGCCTACGGCTGGTGGGGCGTGGCGGCCGTCGTGGCCGGCCTGGCCGTCCTGCTCGTCGCCGCGGCGCCGCACGGAGCCACCGACCAGGCCGCGCTCGTCCGCTGGATCCCTGCCGTGATCCTGTGCGTCGGCGCGATCGCCGCGGCCGTGGTCCTGGCCAGGCACGGGCACTCTCCCGCCCGCCGTGCCGCCTTGCTGGCGGCGGGCTCCGCGATCGCCAACGCCCTCACGGCCGCGCTGCTGAAGTCGGCCACGGGCACCTTCGCCGACCACGGGTTCCAGGCGTTCCTGCGGTCCTGGCAGACGTACGGTTTCGCGCTGGCCGGCGCGGGGGCCGTGCTCCTGCTGGAGAACGCACTCCAGGCCGGCCCCCTGGCCGCGGCACAGCCCGCGCTGACCATCGGTGACGCCGTGGTCAGTCTGGTCCTCGGCGTCACCCTGTTCGGGGAGACCATCCGGACGGGCTGGTGGCTGGTGCCCGAGGCGTGCGGAGCGGCGGCCATCGTCGTGGGTGTGCTGATCCTGAGCCGGGCCGTCCAGAACCTCATCGAGCGGCCACCGGGCGGCACGCTCTCCAAGTCCCGGCCGGCCAGGTCCGACCAGGGCCGCCGAACGGGCGACGACAGCAGGTGA
- the snpA gene encoding snapalysin, with translation MSSSRTTTRSLIALGLGLACAALGTATPAGAQTTATAPAAPHAGYTRSAGDAADNKAFFEAVLKSVAEKQAAHPNLKSVTVYYNASQAPSFSSQIASSASIWNSSVTNVKLQATSGGADFAYYEGSDPQGSYASTDGHGSGYIFLDYAQNQQYDSIRVTAHETGHVLGLPDHYSGPCSELMSGGGPGPSCTNRYPNATERSRVNQLWAAGLAKALDKLNKVH, from the coding sequence ATGTCGTCTTCCCGTACGACCACCAGAAGCCTGATCGCGCTGGGCCTCGGCCTGGCCTGCGCGGCGCTGGGCACCGCGACCCCGGCCGGCGCCCAGACCACCGCCACGGCGCCCGCCGCCCCGCACGCCGGGTACACCCGCTCGGCCGGGGACGCCGCCGACAACAAGGCGTTCTTCGAGGCCGTGCTCAAGTCGGTCGCCGAGAAGCAGGCCGCCCACCCGAACCTGAAGTCGGTCACCGTCTACTACAACGCCTCCCAGGCGCCGAGCTTCAGCTCGCAGATAGCGAGCTCCGCCTCGATCTGGAACAGCTCGGTGACGAACGTCAAGCTCCAGGCGACCTCGGGGGGCGCCGACTTCGCCTACTACGAGGGCAGCGACCCGCAGGGCTCGTACGCCTCCACGGACGGCCACGGCAGCGGCTACATCTTCCTCGACTACGCGCAGAACCAGCAGTACGACTCGATCCGCGTCACCGCGCACGAGACCGGACACGTCCTCGGGCTGCCCGACCACTACAGCGGGCCGTGCAGCGAGCTGATGTCGGGCGGCGGCCCCGGCCCGTCCTGCACCAACCGCTACCCGAACGCCACCGAGCGCTCCCGGGTGAACCAGCTGTGGGCCGCCGGGCTCGCGAAGGCCCTGGACAAGCTGAACAAGGTGCACTGA
- a CDS encoding LysR family transcriptional regulator, giving the protein MELEVRHFRVLCAIADAGSLHQAARELGLAQPSLSTQLRRIEQELGGRLFTRCRTGCRPTPLGHLVLSRARPLVTELAALVAETRAAAARAAGGPRPRIGATASRALPGWLRRLRSRTPPAEPTLQMDASANALLRMVAEGRLDLAFVHEIEGSPLRIPDGLRLRVLMEREPQFVSLAADHPAATGDEVRLADLAADRWMVDSTADGEWDGLCRVLRGAGLEPEMLHGDYLTAYSLAAIGEVVTVSQPTAHPRSDLAIRPLQGDPIGVRLLLAARTEAQLDNGYSELEEAYWEAAHQAPAYREWLERADGAAHPCRMARA; this is encoded by the coding sequence ATGGAGCTAGAGGTCAGACACTTCCGCGTCCTCTGCGCCATCGCCGACGCCGGCAGCCTTCACCAGGCGGCACGTGAACTCGGCCTGGCGCAGCCGTCGTTGAGTACCCAGTTGCGCCGTATCGAACAGGAGCTGGGCGGCCGGCTCTTCACCCGCTGCCGTACCGGCTGCCGCCCCACACCTCTCGGGCACCTCGTGCTCAGCCGCGCCCGGCCCCTGGTCACCGAACTCGCCGCGCTCGTCGCCGAGACGAGGGCCGCGGCCGCCCGCGCCGCCGGCGGACCCCGGCCCCGCATCGGCGCGACCGCCAGCCGCGCCCTGCCGGGCTGGCTGCGCCGGCTGCGCTCGCGGACACCACCGGCCGAGCCCACGCTCCAGATGGACGCGTCCGCCAACGCCCTGCTGCGCATGGTCGCGGAGGGCCGGCTCGACCTGGCCTTCGTGCACGAGATCGAGGGCAGTCCGCTGCGCATCCCGGACGGGCTCCGTCTGCGCGTCCTGATGGAACGGGAACCGCAGTTCGTCTCCCTCGCCGCCGACCACCCCGCCGCCACCGGGGACGAGGTGCGGCTCGCCGATCTCGCCGCCGACCGCTGGATGGTCGACTCCACCGCCGACGGCGAATGGGACGGGCTGTGCCGTGTGCTGCGCGGGGCCGGGCTCGAACCGGAGATGCTGCACGGCGACTACCTCACCGCCTACTCCCTGGCCGCCATCGGCGAGGTGGTGACGGTCAGCCAGCCCACCGCGCACCCCCGCTCCGACCTGGCCATCCGCCCCCTCCAGGGCGACCCCATCGGCGTACGGCTGCTGCTCGCGGCCCGCACGGAGGCGCAACTGGACAACGGCTACTCCGAACTGGAGGAGGCCTACTGGGAGGCCGCCCACCAGGCCCCGGCGTACCGGGAGTGGCTGGAGCGGGCGGACGGCGCGGCGCACCCTTGCCGGATGGCGCGGGCCTGA
- a CDS encoding FUSC family protein, with the protein MAAVLIQGVKGLIAALLAWEITSWWLPGQQEYTAVATALLMVSAPTVHRSVTQAARSVGTRAAGLSLAAAVVWLLGSTAGSVAAVLAIALFAGAGGHRSTDSRLQVVSTAVLALTVAAAAPMGHVVALVLATLAGAVVGIVVNALVLPPLHLEASDASVRELAASMGTLLGDMARGLRERQHGDRAHTWLEQGRHLEELVVQAHEDVHRGQESLRWNTRCAVHGRGKVPAHREALHALHRVSFQVRGIARTLADNVDDRHTDHHLGRLFLERYAATLEAAGQAVTSFAALSSTAEPGRVDAARDRLRQGIGEAAVWHQAMTDLIAHGALPEPGAWHVYGSLMTDVERLLADLDHADRLTAASARPRSGAASAA; encoded by the coding sequence GTGGCCGCAGTGCTGATTCAGGGCGTCAAGGGCCTGATCGCGGCGCTCCTTGCATGGGAGATCACCTCGTGGTGGCTGCCGGGGCAGCAGGAGTACACCGCCGTGGCCACGGCGCTGCTCATGGTCAGCGCGCCGACGGTCCACCGCTCGGTGACGCAGGCCGCCCGGAGCGTGGGCACGCGGGCGGCCGGGCTGTCCCTGGCCGCGGCGGTCGTATGGCTGCTCGGCTCGACCGCGGGCAGCGTCGCGGCGGTTCTGGCGATCGCGCTGTTCGCCGGTGCCGGCGGCCACCGGAGCACCGACAGCCGGCTCCAGGTCGTCTCGACGGCGGTCCTCGCCCTGACCGTGGCCGCGGCCGCCCCGATGGGGCACGTGGTCGCACTGGTCCTGGCGACACTGGCCGGAGCGGTGGTGGGGATCGTGGTGAACGCGCTCGTCCTGCCGCCGTTGCACCTGGAGGCGTCCGACGCCTCGGTGCGCGAACTCGCGGCTTCCATGGGGACGTTGCTGGGTGACATGGCCCGCGGACTGCGCGAACGGCAGCACGGTGACCGTGCGCACACCTGGCTGGAGCAGGGAAGGCACCTGGAGGAACTGGTGGTCCAGGCACACGAGGACGTCCACCGGGGCCAGGAGAGCCTGCGCTGGAACACGCGGTGCGCCGTGCACGGGCGGGGGAAGGTGCCCGCCCACCGCGAGGCGCTCCACGCCCTGCACCGTGTCTCCTTCCAGGTCCGCGGCATCGCCCGGACGCTGGCCGACAACGTCGACGACCGGCACACCGACCACCACCTGGGCAGACTCTTCCTGGAGCGGTACGCGGCGACCCTGGAGGCGGCCGGACAGGCGGTGACCTCGTTCGCCGCCCTGAGCTCGACCGCCGAGCCCGGTCGTGTCGACGCCGCCCGTGACAGGCTGCGTCAGGGCATCGGCGAAGCCGCCGTCTGGCACCAGGCGATGACCGACCTGATCGCCCACGGCGCCCTCCCCGAGCCGGGCGCCTGGCATGTGTACGGATCGCTGATGACCGACGTCGAACGCCTGTTGGCCGACCTGGACCACGCCGACCGGCTCACCGCGGCCTCCGCGCGTCCCCGGTCGGGGGCTGCTTCCGCCGCCTGA
- a CDS encoding SsgA family sporulation/cell division regulator, whose amino-acid sequence MADRIEHTLPMELLLAPEEPVALRTRLAYRRRDPFAVHITFHTGVHAPVSWVFARDLLALGMRERSGLGDVRVWPQGSGPDAVLNLTLSSPHGSARLRASLPAMAEWLERTYLLVPAGGESDELRLDAALSRLLHGAA is encoded by the coding sequence ATGGCCGACCGCATAGAACACACACTGCCCATGGAGCTCCTGCTCGCGCCGGAGGAGCCGGTCGCGCTGCGTACCCGTCTGGCGTACCGGCGACGCGACCCGTTCGCCGTGCACATCACCTTCCATACCGGAGTTCACGCCCCGGTCTCCTGGGTGTTCGCCCGCGACCTGTTGGCGCTGGGCATGCGGGAGCGGAGCGGGCTGGGAGACGTCCGAGTCTGGCCGCAGGGAAGCGGCCCCGACGCCGTGCTGAACCTGACCCTGTCGTCGCCCCATGGAAGCGCCCGCCTCAGGGCCTCGCTCCCGGCCATGGCCGAGTGGCTGGAGCGCACGTATCTTCTCGTGCCCGCGGGTGGGGAGAGCGACGAACTCCGCCTGGACGCCGCGCTGTCGCGGCTGCTGCACGGAGCCGCGTGA
- a CDS encoding FGGY-family carbohydrate kinase produces the protein MPRDAVIGVDIGTSSSKGVLVGLDGEVIRSAVRVHTPGRPGPGRFEMDARVWWQECAALTRELTGPGDATVTAVGVSGMGPCVLLTDEDDEPLRPAVLYGVDTRSVRQIRRIEQRLGAEEIIRRCGSALSTQAAGPKIAWIAEEEPDVYARARRLYMPGNWLVAKLTGTYVLDHHSASQCTPLYDTHAHEWYAPWAVEVAPGLDLPPLRWSGEPAGTVTPEAARETGLPVGIPVTTGTIDAWAEALSVGAHHTGDLMLMYGTTMFLLHTVDQPLTSPSLWGTVGALPGTRNLAGGLATSGAVTDWLRDLFAGADHAALTREAAASPPGADGLLMLPYFAGERTPLMDPDARGVVAGLTLSHTRADLYRAALEATGFGVRHNIETIEEAGGDIRRVVAVGGGTQGSLWTRIVSDITGRPQELRTTTIGAAYGDALLAAQLVGDASVDDWNPVRETVLPRPELKPVYDELYGLYRRLYAETADTVHALAASQQR, from the coding sequence ATGCCCCGCGACGCAGTCATCGGTGTGGACATCGGGACCTCCAGCAGCAAGGGCGTCCTGGTCGGCCTGGACGGCGAGGTGATCCGCTCGGCCGTACGGGTGCACACCCCCGGGAGACCGGGCCCCGGCCGCTTCGAGATGGACGCCCGCGTGTGGTGGCAGGAGTGCGCGGCCCTGACCCGCGAGCTGACCGGCCCCGGCGACGCCACCGTGACCGCGGTCGGCGTCAGCGGCATGGGCCCCTGCGTCCTGCTCACCGACGAGGACGACGAGCCGCTGCGCCCCGCCGTCCTCTACGGCGTGGACACCCGCTCGGTCCGCCAGATCCGGCGCATCGAGCAGCGACTCGGCGCCGAGGAGATCATCCGGCGCTGCGGCTCCGCCCTGAGCACACAGGCCGCCGGGCCGAAGATCGCCTGGATCGCGGAGGAGGAACCGGACGTCTACGCCCGGGCCCGGCGCCTGTACATGCCCGGCAACTGGCTCGTCGCAAAGCTCACCGGGACCTATGTGCTGGACCACCACTCCGCCAGCCAGTGCACCCCGCTGTACGACACACACGCGCACGAGTGGTACGCCCCCTGGGCCGTCGAGGTCGCCCCCGGCCTCGACCTGCCGCCGCTGCGCTGGTCCGGTGAACCGGCGGGCACCGTCACCCCCGAGGCCGCCCGGGAGACCGGGCTGCCCGTCGGCATCCCCGTCACCACCGGCACGATCGATGCCTGGGCCGAGGCCCTGAGCGTAGGGGCCCACCACACGGGCGACCTGATGCTCATGTATGGCACGACCATGTTCCTCCTCCACACCGTGGACCAGCCGCTCACCAGCCCCTCGCTGTGGGGCACGGTCGGCGCCCTGCCCGGCACCCGGAACCTGGCCGGGGGCCTTGCCACCTCGGGAGCGGTCACCGACTGGCTGAGGGACCTGTTCGCCGGCGCCGACCACGCCGCGCTCACCCGCGAGGCGGCCGCTTCACCGCCCGGGGCCGACGGCCTGCTGATGCTTCCCTATTTCGCCGGCGAACGTACCCCGCTCATGGACCCCGACGCCCGGGGCGTCGTCGCCGGACTGACCCTGTCCCACACCCGCGCCGACCTCTACCGGGCGGCGCTCGAGGCCACCGGCTTCGGCGTCCGCCACAACATCGAGACCATCGAGGAGGCCGGCGGGGACATCCGCCGGGTGGTCGCCGTCGGCGGCGGCACCCAGGGCTCCCTGTGGACCCGGATCGTCTCCGACATCACCGGTCGCCCCCAGGAACTGCGCACCACCACCATCGGCGCCGCCTACGGCGACGCGCTGCTCGCCGCGCAGCTCGTCGGCGACGCCTCCGTCGACGACTGGAACCCCGTGCGCGAAACGGTCCTGCCGCGTCCCGAACTCAAGCCCGTATACGACGAGTTGTACGGCCTGTACCGGCGGCTGTACGCGGAGACCGCGGACACCGTGCACGCGCTCGCCGCGTCACAACAGCGCTGA
- a CDS encoding DedA family protein yields MIAVNPTDSASLLAAFGALGVLVVIFAESGLLVVGFFLPGDTLLFPAGVLCAGHGDQAPRLELWQVLLCAAVGSVAGGQVGYILGRHGGRALLTRTSNRRVKEGAARAERLLARYGYRKALVIGRFIPMVRSVLHPAAGALGVPVRTFTIWQAVGGLLWSQSMVLAGYLLGSSVSGVDNYLLPLVAVIVVLSLLPLLVEMYRTRRARRAEQEEQVGE; encoded by the coding sequence GTGATCGCCGTCAACCCCACGGACAGCGCCTCCCTGCTGGCCGCCTTCGGCGCGCTCGGTGTGCTGGTGGTCATCTTCGCGGAGTCGGGCCTGCTCGTCGTCGGCTTCTTCCTGCCCGGGGACACCCTGCTGTTCCCGGCCGGCGTGCTGTGCGCGGGCCACGGCGACCAGGCACCACGGCTGGAGCTGTGGCAGGTGCTGCTGTGCGCGGCCGTCGGGTCCGTGGCCGGCGGTCAGGTCGGCTACATCCTCGGGCGGCACGGCGGACGGGCGCTGCTGACCCGCACCTCCAACCGGCGGGTGAAGGAGGGCGCGGCCCGCGCGGAACGGCTCCTGGCCCGCTACGGCTACCGCAAGGCCCTCGTGATCGGCCGCTTCATCCCCATGGTCCGCTCCGTGCTCCACCCGGCGGCAGGCGCCCTCGGCGTGCCCGTGCGTACGTTCACCATCTGGCAGGCGGTCGGCGGCCTGCTGTGGTCGCAGAGCATGGTCCTCGCCGGGTATCTGCTGGGGTCGTCGGTGTCCGGCGTCGACAACTACCTGCTGCCGCTGGTCGCCGTGATCGTCGTCCTGTCCCTGCTCCCCCTGCTGGTCGAGATGTACCGCACGCGGCGCGCCCGGCGGGCCGAACAGGAGGAACAAGTGGGGGAATGA
- a CDS encoding heparin lyase I family protein has translation MDYESGALDSGIPGLPTTHATAPDASAVVRPGHRSSYAVQHTVTLDDPGYFSDGAPRSESATDRLPDGTFHTGDTHRYEFSVLLKDWQPYRSGDSESGDIIFQGKYSGGQPPAFYLMTKRNAVAFRSPQMNRQTTVVPDFRPYVDQWMNFRVDARWTTDRTGWFEVSVELPGQSAYQLMASYDDVATWQPSSPADHGYLKWGLYRPSESLANGDVPTRTVQHDDIRVLGLS, from the coding sequence GTGGACTACGAGAGCGGCGCCCTGGACTCGGGAATCCCGGGCCTGCCCACCACCCACGCGACCGCGCCGGACGCTTCCGCCGTCGTGCGGCCGGGACACCGGAGCTCGTACGCGGTCCAGCACACGGTCACGCTCGACGATCCGGGCTACTTCTCCGACGGCGCACCCCGCAGCGAGAGCGCGACGGATCGGCTCCCCGACGGGACCTTCCACACCGGGGACACCCACCGCTACGAGTTCAGCGTGCTGCTGAAGGACTGGCAGCCGTACCGGTCGGGAGACAGCGAGTCGGGCGACATCATCTTCCAGGGCAAGTACTCGGGCGGCCAGCCACCCGCGTTCTACCTCATGACGAAGCGCAACGCGGTGGCGTTCCGGTCGCCGCAGATGAACCGGCAGACGACGGTCGTGCCGGATTTCCGGCCGTACGTCGACCAATGGATGAACTTCCGCGTGGACGCGCGCTGGACCACCGATCGGACCGGCTGGTTCGAGGTCTCCGTCGAGCTTCCGGGGCAGTCCGCCTACCAGCTGATGGCCTCGTACGACGACGTGGCGACCTGGCAGCCCAGCTCTCCCGCCGACCACGGCTACCTCAAGTGGGGGCTCTACCGCCCCTCGGAGTCGCTCGCGAACGGCGACGTCCCCACGCGGACCGTTCAGCACGACGACATCCGCGTCCTCGGACTTTCCTGA
- a CDS encoding outer membrane protein assembly factor BamB family protein → MTDSPFPSRRRLLQAGGAFGLAMAAGPLLTTRADAATAEAGTTTVTDLGPGLVQFSLMSGLMVGDTVYIGSRNLNPSRVIGFHLPSRKVVSHTELDAGPEPSIQALAADPTGRYLYIGVLLKADQGKPNLYRWDLTTPDEPAVAVGRTEDRDIRDLAVAPDGMVYAVGGMPDKPPVLWEYDPATGTVVNLGTPDPNATLARAVAATRSTVFFGAGSILAGGGGASKASLYAYDRATRTFTSVVPKEMEKDPSLRELAVIGGNLVVGTSGGVDPAKFAVMDLADLSQYTVVTTQGKTVKSFSADADRIYFASEAGVQAYSTAEKTISPLAFSGPDLGEIWGVDHTDGKLEVVSGYGFVAEIDLSAGTSVVTDLGQAGAPAGAQAGMGIAAGGGYVYLGGNGTVSRRSLRTGQVVNLRAPGEAKDAEVIDGRLYTGQYDAQGIWRYDPADGGQPRQAARFASEQNRPLDTSWDPLNKLLLVAVQSDTEGGGALWTYSPKTGKSASFVNPIDGVQLVRAVANRGGVAYLGGDNAARTGPRGTVVAVDPVTGRETWRLETGQPAGVAALAVRGHHLYGLTRNGRSFVIDLRNRQLVFTADVSSVCQGFAALVTNRGTVYGVSTTTLFRFDPRTFAVSTVVTGINGVWYSGPHVNAHGGKLYTLRDHNLVEVDDRPSY, encoded by the coding sequence ATGACCGACAGTCCTTTCCCGAGCAGGCGCCGACTGCTGCAGGCCGGCGGTGCCTTCGGGCTGGCGATGGCCGCCGGACCGCTTCTGACCACCCGAGCCGATGCCGCGACCGCTGAAGCCGGCACCACGACCGTGACCGACCTGGGGCCGGGTCTGGTGCAGTTCTCGCTGATGAGCGGGCTAATGGTCGGCGACACCGTCTACATAGGGTCGCGCAACCTGAACCCCTCCCGCGTGATCGGGTTCCATCTGCCGAGCCGGAAGGTGGTGTCGCACACCGAACTCGACGCGGGGCCCGAGCCTTCCATCCAGGCGCTCGCGGCGGACCCCACCGGCCGGTACCTCTACATCGGCGTCCTGCTCAAGGCCGATCAGGGCAAGCCGAACCTCTACCGGTGGGACCTGACGACGCCGGACGAGCCCGCCGTGGCCGTCGGCAGGACCGAGGACCGCGACATCCGTGATCTGGCCGTCGCACCCGACGGCATGGTCTACGCCGTGGGCGGCATGCCGGACAAGCCGCCCGTTCTGTGGGAGTACGACCCGGCCACCGGAACGGTCGTCAATCTGGGCACCCCCGATCCGAACGCGACGCTGGCCAGGGCGGTCGCTGCCACGCGGAGCACCGTCTTCTTCGGGGCGGGCAGCATCCTGGCCGGCGGGGGCGGCGCGAGCAAGGCCTCGCTCTACGCCTACGACCGGGCGACGCGCACGTTCACCTCGGTCGTGCCCAAGGAGATGGAGAAGGACCCGAGCCTGCGTGAACTCGCCGTCATCGGCGGGAACCTGGTCGTCGGCACCTCGGGCGGCGTCGATCCCGCCAAGTTCGCCGTGATGGACCTCGCGGACCTCTCCCAGTACACCGTGGTGACCACGCAGGGCAAGACCGTCAAGTCCTTCAGCGCCGACGCGGACCGGATCTACTTCGCCTCCGAGGCGGGTGTGCAGGCCTACTCGACGGCGGAGAAGACGATCTCCCCCCTGGCGTTCAGCGGGCCTGACCTCGGCGAGATCTGGGGTGTGGACCACACCGACGGGAAGCTGGAGGTCGTCTCGGGCTACGGTTTCGTCGCCGAGATCGACCTGTCCGCAGGCACTTCGGTGGTCACCGACCTGGGCCAGGCGGGCGCGCCCGCCGGCGCTCAGGCAGGCATGGGGATCGCGGCCGGTGGAGGTTACGTCTACCTGGGCGGCAACGGCACCGTCTCCCGGCGCAGCCTGCGGACCGGCCAAGTCGTCAATCTGCGGGCCCCCGGCGAGGCCAAGGACGCGGAGGTGATCGACGGCCGCCTGTACACCGGCCAGTACGACGCGCAGGGCATCTGGCGGTACGACCCCGCCGACGGAGGGCAACCGCGTCAGGCCGCCCGGTTCGCCAGTGAGCAGAACCGGCCGCTGGACACCTCCTGGGACCCCCTCAACAAGCTGCTCCTGGTCGCCGTGCAGTCCGACACCGAGGGCGGCGGAGCCCTGTGGACGTACTCCCCGAAGACCGGGAAGTCGGCCTCCTTCGTCAACCCGATCGACGGCGTCCAGCTCGTGCGGGCGGTGGCGAACCGGGGTGGCGTCGCCTACCTGGGCGGCGACAACGCCGCCAGGACGGGACCGCGCGGCACCGTCGTCGCTGTCGATCCCGTCACCGGCCGGGAGACGTGGCGCCTGGAGACGGGGCAGCCGGCCGGGGTGGCGGCCCTGGCGGTGCGGGGCCACCACCTCTACGGGCTGACCAGGAACGGCAGGTCGTTCGTCATCGACCTGCGCAACCGGCAACTGGTGTTCACCGCCGACGTGAGCAGCGTCTGCCAGGGCTTCGCCGCCCTGGTCACCAACCGCGGCACGGTCTACGGCGTCTCGACCACCACGCTGTTCCGCTTCGACCCGAGGACGTTCGCCGTCAGCACGGTCGTCACCGGCATCAACGGCGTCTGGTACAGCGGCCCGCACGTCAACGCCCACGGAGGCAAGCTCTACACGCTCCGCGACCACAACCTCGTCGAGGTCGACGACCGGCCGTCGTACTGA